A part of Kitasatospora acidiphila genomic DNA contains:
- the argJ gene encoding bifunctional glutamate N-acetyltransferase/amino-acid acetyltransferase ArgJ — translation MDQPLPQGFLAHTANMGLKDVADDFAVVVSAVPAASAAVFTKSRFAGPSVLLSRADAARQDARGMVVISRNANVATGKEGAAHAEEVRRLVAARVGVAPEQLVIGSTGVIGRPYPMESIRAGIAALPQPLPPADFQAAAAAIMTTDTRPKSIRLTCGDAVLVGIAKGVGMIEPNMATLLTFFFTDAEIVPAELDAVFRRVMDTTFNALSIDTDTSTSDTAAVFANGLAGPVDLAEFERVLHQAALALVRDIASDGEGAGKLIEVRVTGARDTAQAKRVGKSVVNSPLVKTSVHGADPNWGRVAMAIGKLDDDPDLDPARTTIHYGDLEMFPTEPDDVQLAAARAYLGNDEVVIGIDLGLADAAFTVYGCDLTAGYVELNSGYTT, via the coding sequence ATGGACCAGCCGCTGCCGCAGGGCTTTCTCGCCCACACGGCCAACATGGGTCTCAAGGACGTGGCCGACGACTTCGCCGTGGTGGTCTCCGCGGTGCCCGCCGCCTCCGCGGCCGTCTTCACCAAATCGCGGTTCGCCGGACCGAGCGTGCTGCTCAGCCGGGCCGACGCGGCCCGCCAGGACGCCCGGGGCATGGTGGTGATCTCGCGCAACGCCAATGTGGCCACCGGCAAGGAGGGCGCCGCGCACGCCGAAGAAGTGCGGCGGCTGGTCGCCGCGCGGGTCGGGGTGGCGCCGGAGCAGTTGGTGATCGGCTCCACCGGGGTGATCGGACGCCCCTACCCGATGGAGTCGATCCGGGCCGGCATCGCCGCACTGCCGCAGCCGCTGCCGCCCGCCGACTTCCAGGCCGCGGCCGCCGCCATCATGACCACCGACACCCGCCCCAAGTCGATCCGACTGACCTGCGGCGACGCGGTGTTGGTCGGCATCGCCAAGGGCGTCGGGATGATCGAGCCCAATATGGCCACGCTGCTGACCTTCTTCTTCACCGACGCCGAGATCGTCCCCGCCGAACTGGACGCCGTCTTCCGCCGCGTCATGGACACCACCTTCAACGCGCTCAGCATCGACACCGACACCTCCACCAGCGACACCGCCGCCGTCTTCGCCAACGGCCTGGCCGGACCGGTGGACCTCGCGGAGTTCGAGCGGGTGCTCCACCAGGCCGCCCTGGCGCTGGTCCGCGACATCGCCTCGGACGGCGAGGGCGCCGGCAAGCTGATCGAGGTGCGGGTCACCGGCGCCCGGGACACCGCGCAGGCCAAGCGGGTCGGCAAGTCGGTGGTCAACTCCCCGCTGGTGAAGACCTCGGTGCACGGCGCCGACCCCAACTGGGGCCGGGTCGCGATGGCGATCGGCAAGCTCGACGACGACCCCGACCTGGACCCGGCCCGGACCACCATCCACTACGGCGACCTGGAGATGTTCCCCACCGAGCCCGACGACGTGCAACTGGCCGCCGCCCGCGCCTACCTGGGCAACGACGAGGTGGTGATCGGCATCGACCTGGGCCTCGCGGACGCCGCCTTCACCGTCTACGGCTGCGACCTCACCGCCGGTTATGTGGAGCTGAACTCCGGCTACACCACGTGA
- a CDS encoding DUF6158 family protein, with translation MRLTATPNGAVEGVAASALSAERLLHELEQLHRTRHETFLYGSDDALRRHTERTTELEAEYLRRFPVRMVTASRTRSGARARETAARIEATPS, from the coding sequence ATGCGATTGACCGCCACCCCGAACGGCGCCGTCGAGGGCGTCGCCGCGAGCGCCTTGTCCGCCGAGCGCCTGCTGCACGAGCTGGAGCAGCTGCACCGCACTCGGCACGAGACCTTCCTGTACGGCTCGGACGATGCGCTGCGCCGGCACACCGAGCGCACCACCGAGCTGGAGGCCGAGTACCTGCGGCGCTTCCCGGTCCGGATGGTGACCGCGTCCCGGACCCGCTCCGGTGCCCGCGCCAGGGAGACCGCCGCCCGGATCGAGGCGACACCGAGCTGA
- a CDS encoding DUF2277 family protein — protein MCRSIKTLRPPVMPEVTEEDIHAAALQYVRKVSGFRAPAAHNRLVFEQAVAAIAAATAELLAGLEVRGARS, from the coding sequence ATGTGCCGAAGCATCAAGACCCTGCGCCCTCCCGTGATGCCCGAGGTCACCGAGGAGGACATCCACGCCGCCGCCCTGCAGTACGTCCGCAAGGTGTCCGGGTTCCGCGCGCCGGCCGCGCACAACCGGCTGGTCTTCGAGCAGGCGGTGGCCGCGATCGCGGCGGCCACCGCCGAGCTGCTGGCCGGCCTGGAGGTGCGCGGCGCCCGCAGCTGA
- a CDS encoding hemerythrin domain-containing protein yields MSTDAIVLLKQEHKELLRLFKAYRAADSGDPAVRADLAQHIVHDLTIHSYLVDEVLHPMVAALLSDPSHPALQGFQDHQAIDRLCEEVAQRGPTDPGFESGMAALLSAAVQQMEREERDWFPQLRAALPRKVLQEIGLRLLAVRETAPRHPPGPVSGAAQGAPG; encoded by the coding sequence ATGTCCACCGACGCGATCGTGCTGCTGAAGCAGGAGCACAAGGAGCTGCTGCGGCTGTTCAAGGCCTACCGTGCGGCGGACTCCGGCGACCCGGCGGTCCGCGCCGACCTGGCCCAGCACATCGTGCACGACCTCACCATCCACTCCTACCTGGTGGACGAGGTGCTCCACCCGATGGTGGCCGCGCTGCTGAGCGATCCGTCCCATCCCGCGCTGCAGGGCTTCCAGGACCACCAGGCGATCGACCGGCTCTGCGAGGAGGTCGCCCAGCGCGGCCCCACCGACCCCGGCTTCGAGAGCGGCATGGCGGCGCTGCTGAGCGCCGCGGTGCAGCAGATGGAGCGCGAGGAGCGGGACTGGTTCCCGCAGCTGCGCGCCGCACTGCCCCGCAAGGTCCTCCAGGAGATCGGCCTGCGGCTGCTGGCGGTGCGGGAGACCGCGCCACGCCACCCGCCGGGGCCGGTTTCCGGCGCCGCCCAGGGGGCACCGGGATAG
- the ligD gene encoding non-homologous end-joining DNA ligase: protein MAESVELEAGGRLVKLSNPGKVYYPGPGYTKLDVARYYQAVAPAVLRGLRDRPTTLQRFPDGVDGEFFYQKRAPKNTPEWLPTAHISFPSGRSADEICPAEPAAVLWAANLGCLTFHPWPVRRGDTDRPDELRLDLDPQPGTDFADAVRAAHQLREVLDQHGLRGWPKTSGGRGLHVYVPIRPEWTFAEVRRCAIALGRSLERRMPERVTTAWWKEERGEKVFVDYNQMARDRTIASAYSLRARPEATVSTPLHWAELDEVTPRDFTLGTVPARLAEVGDPHAELDEHAFGLEAVLDLADRQEHEEGLGEMPYPPDHPKAPGEPTRVQPSRAKKD from the coding sequence ATGGCGGAATCGGTGGAACTGGAAGCCGGGGGGCGACTGGTCAAGCTGTCCAATCCGGGCAAGGTGTACTACCCCGGGCCCGGCTACACCAAGTTGGACGTCGCGCGCTACTACCAGGCGGTGGCCCCGGCGGTGCTGCGCGGGCTGCGCGACCGGCCCACCACGCTGCAGCGGTTCCCGGACGGCGTCGACGGCGAGTTCTTCTACCAGAAGCGGGCGCCCAAGAACACGCCCGAATGGCTGCCCACCGCGCACATCTCCTTCCCCAGCGGCCGCTCCGCCGACGAGATCTGCCCCGCCGAACCCGCCGCCGTGCTATGGGCCGCCAACCTCGGCTGCCTCACCTTCCACCCCTGGCCGGTCCGCCGCGGCGACACCGACCGCCCCGACGAACTGCGCCTGGACCTCGACCCGCAGCCCGGCACCGACTTCGCCGACGCGGTGCGCGCCGCCCACCAACTGCGCGAGGTGCTCGACCAGCACGGGCTGCGCGGCTGGCCCAAGACCTCCGGCGGGCGCGGCCTGCACGTCTACGTGCCGATCCGCCCCGAATGGACCTTCGCCGAGGTGCGGCGCTGCGCCATCGCGCTGGGCCGGTCGCTGGAGCGGCGGATGCCCGAACGGGTGACCACCGCCTGGTGGAAGGAGGAGCGGGGCGAGAAGGTCTTCGTCGACTACAACCAGATGGCCCGGGACCGCACCATCGCCTCCGCCTACTCGCTGCGGGCCCGCCCCGAGGCGACCGTCTCCACTCCGCTGCACTGGGCGGAGCTGGACGAGGTGACGCCGCGCGACTTCACGCTGGGCACGGTGCCCGCCCGGCTGGCCGAGGTGGGCGACCCGCACGCCGAGCTGGACGAGCACGCCTTCGGCCTGGAGGCGGTGCTCGACCTGGCGGACCGCCAGGAGCACGAGGAGGGGCTCGGCGAGATGCCCTATCCGCCCGACCACCCCAAGGCGCCGGGCGAGCCGACCCGGGTGCAGCCGAGCCGGGCGAAGAAGGACTGA
- a CDS encoding maleylpyruvate isomerase family mycothiol-dependent enzyme has product MTDDRAPHSAAEVLRLYDEATASFGRRVAGVARNQWAAPTAYHGWSVGRLVGALTAEQARVPALLAGAGPELPAERAAAPEPTEPTATAAADWVRAAEAARTALAAPHALARTVRTADGERPAVAYCARLITELTVHTWDLAHATCQDPHLAPELVEFALRESGALPLAAGDPQARLLGLCGRHPAPLSALDPEVTG; this is encoded by the coding sequence ATGACCGATGACCGCGCTCCGCACTCCGCCGCCGAGGTGCTGCGGCTCTACGACGAGGCGACGGCCTCGTTCGGCCGCCGGGTGGCGGGGGTGGCCCGCAACCAGTGGGCGGCGCCCACGGCGTACCACGGCTGGTCGGTGGGCCGGCTGGTCGGCGCGCTGACCGCCGAGCAGGCCCGGGTGCCCGCGCTGCTCGCCGGCGCCGGCCCGGAGCTGCCGGCCGAGCGGGCCGCCGCGCCGGAGCCCACCGAGCCCACCGCGACGGCGGCCGCCGACTGGGTGCGGGCCGCCGAGGCCGCCCGCACCGCCCTCGCCGCCCCGCATGCGCTGGCCCGCACCGTGCGGACGGCCGACGGCGAGCGGCCCGCGGTGGCGTACTGCGCCCGGCTGATCACGGAACTGACCGTGCACACCTGGGACTTGGCGCATGCCACCTGCCAGGATCCGCATCTGGCCCCGGAGTTGGTGGAGTTCGCACTGCGCGAGAGCGGCGCGCTGCCGCTCGCGGCCGGTGATCCGCAGGCCCGGCTGCTCGGCCTGTGCGGACGGCACCCCGCCCCCCTGTCGGCCCTCGACCCGGAGGTCACCGGCTGA
- a CDS encoding ATP-dependent DNA ligase, whose product MDLPVLPPVEPMLAKAVAAIPEGMHYEAKWDGFRAIVFRDGDEVEVASRTGKSLARYFPELLDAFRAELPPRCVLDGEIVLAHDGRLHFEELQERIHPAASRVRKLAAERPASFIAFDLLALDDTALLAQPLAARRTALTGALAQAGPWVRLAPATTDRELAEVWFTRFEGAGLDGIVAKPLDQPYRPGVRSMFKIKHGRTADCVVAGCREHKDGQGVGSLLLGLYDAAGVLQHVGVCASFTAARRRELAEELAPLRLDDPSGHPWAAWTDESAHQAGRLPGAPSRWSGAKDAQWIALRPERVCEVAYDHMEGTRFRHTTRFQRWRPDRAPRSCDYSQLEEPVGYDLAELLHDGR is encoded by the coding sequence ATGGACCTTCCCGTGCTGCCGCCCGTCGAGCCGATGCTGGCCAAGGCGGTCGCCGCCATCCCCGAGGGCATGCACTACGAGGCCAAGTGGGACGGTTTCCGGGCGATCGTGTTCCGGGACGGTGACGAGGTGGAGGTGGCCAGCCGCACCGGCAAGTCGCTGGCCCGGTACTTCCCGGAGCTGCTGGACGCCTTCCGGGCCGAACTGCCGCCGCGCTGCGTGCTGGACGGCGAGATCGTGCTGGCCCACGACGGGCGGCTGCACTTCGAGGAGCTGCAGGAGCGGATCCATCCGGCGGCGTCCCGGGTGCGCAAGCTGGCCGCCGAGCGCCCGGCGAGCTTCATCGCCTTCGACCTGCTGGCGCTGGACGACACGGCGCTGCTCGCCCAGCCGCTGGCGGCCCGCCGCACCGCGCTGACCGGGGCCCTGGCGCAGGCCGGGCCGTGGGTGCGGCTGGCCCCGGCCACCACCGACCGGGAGCTGGCCGAGGTCTGGTTCACCAGGTTCGAGGGGGCCGGGCTGGACGGCATCGTCGCCAAGCCGCTGGACCAGCCCTACCGGCCCGGGGTGCGTTCGATGTTCAAGATCAAGCACGGCCGGACCGCCGACTGCGTGGTGGCCGGCTGCCGCGAGCACAAGGACGGCCAGGGCGTCGGCTCGCTGCTGCTCGGGCTCTACGACGCGGCGGGGGTGCTGCAGCACGTCGGCGTCTGCGCCTCGTTCACGGCGGCCCGGCGCCGGGAGCTCGCCGAGGAGCTGGCCCCGCTGCGACTGGACGACCCGAGCGGCCATCCGTGGGCGGCCTGGACCGACGAGAGCGCCCACCAGGCCGGCCGGCTGCCCGGCGCGCCGAGCCGGTGGAGCGGTGCCAAGGATGCGCAATGGATCGCGCTCCGCCCTGAGCGGGTCTGCGAGGTCGCGTACGATCACATGGAAGGGACGCGGTTCCGCCACACCACGCGCTTCCAGCGGTGGCGGCCGGACCGGGCCCCGCGCAGCTGCGACTACAGCCAGCTGGAGGAGCCGGTCGGCTACGACCTGGCCGAGCTCCTGCACGACGGACGCTGA
- a CDS encoding DUF3040 domain-containing protein: MILSRQEARESRRIEARLTAEDPVLARRFDQWRRSRERVAEAAALAAGQDLDQGAATRLRRLWREVLRGRIPLP; the protein is encoded by the coding sequence ATGATCCTCTCACGCCAGGAAGCACGCGAGAGCCGGCGGATCGAGGCCCGGCTGACCGCCGAGGATCCGGTGCTGGCCCGACGGTTCGACCAGTGGCGGCGCAGCCGTGAGCGGGTCGCCGAGGCCGCCGCGCTGGCGGCCGGCCAGGATCTGGACCAGGGGGCCGCGACCCGGCTGCGCCGGCTCTGGCGCGAGGTGCTGCGCGGCCGGATCCCGCTGCCCTAG